The sequence below is a genomic window from Xylanibacillus composti.
GAACGTGGATTGCAAGGCTGTATGCTTATACAAATTATTAAGAACGACACTAGGATTGACATCACGGCGCAGCTCGATCACAATGCGCATGCCGTTGCGGTCGGATTCGTCGCGAAGATCAGTAATGCCGTCAATCTTCTTGTCCCGCACAAGCTCAGCTATCTTCTCAATCAACCGCGCTTTAATGACTTGATAAGGCAGCTCATTGACTATAATGCGTGCTTTATTGCCTATTTCCTCGATTTCCGTTTTGGCCCGCATCGTAATGGAGCCACGACCGGTTGTATAGGCTTGTCTAATACCGGTCCGCCCCAGGATATAGCCGCCGGTCGGAAAGTCCGGTCCTTTGATATACTGCATCAAGTCCATCGAATCAAGCTCTGGATCGCGCGTCAGAGCCAGAATGCCATCGATCACTTCCGTCAAGTTATGGGGCGGAATATTCGTGGCCATGCCGACGGCAATCCCGGTATTCCCGTTGACGAGCAGGTTGGGGAAGCGAGCCGGAAGTACGGCCGGCTCCTTCTCTTCCCCGTCATAGTTCGGGATAAAGTCAATCGTTTCTTTGTTAATGTCGCGCAGCATTTCCATGGCGATCTTCGAAAGCTTGGCTTCCGTATATCGCATGGCTGCTGCTGCATCGCCGTCTATCGATCCAAAGTTGCCATGCCCGTCAACGAGCATGTAGCGCAACGAGAAATCCTGCGCCATCCGGACCATTGTCTCATATACAGCCGAATCGCCATGCGGATGATACTTCCCGATAACCTCGCCGACGATTCTTGCCGACTTCTTGTATGGCTTATCCGGCGTCATGCCCAGCTCATGCATCGCATAAAGAATGCGCCGATGCACCGGCTTCATTCCGTCACGTACGTCCGGCAAAGCCCGGCTTACGATGATACTCATCGCATAGTCCATGAAGGAACTGCGCATCTCTGCGCTTATATCACGGTCTTTAATCTGTGATCGCATTTCCTCGGCCATGCTCTACCTCCTAGATATCCAGGTTCTGGACGTATTTCGCGTGCTGCTGAATAAATTCGCGGCGCGGTTCAACGTTGTCACCCATCAATGTATCGAAAATCAGATCCGCATCCATCGCGTCTTGAATAGAAACCTGCAGCAAGGTCCGGCTGTCCGGGTCCATCGTCGTCTCCCAAAGCTGGTCGGGATTCATCTCGCCAAGCCCCTTGTATCGCTGTACGCCGGCCTTGCCTTCACCCATTTCCACAAGGATCTCATCCCGCTGCTTTTCGTTGTAGGCGTAGCGGATCACTTTGTTTTTCTCAATCTTGTAAAGCGGCGGTTGCGCGATATATACATAACCCGAGTCAATAATCGGACGCATATAGCGATAGAAAAACGTCAACAATAAGGTTCGAATATGTGCCCCGTCCACATCGGCATCTGTCATGATGATAATTTTGTGGTACCGGGCCTTGGAAATATCGAAATCCTCGCCAATCCCGCAACCAAGCGCCGTGATGATCGCGCGAATCTCCGCATTCGAGAGGATACGGTCAAGCCGTGCCTTCTCCACGTTCAAAATCTTGCCCCGCAGCGGCAAAATCGCTTGGAAATGACGATCCCTGCCCTGCTTGGCCGAGCCGCCCGCAGAGTCCCCTTCGACGATATACAATTCGCTGATTGCAGCGTCGCGGGAGGAGCAATCAGCCAGCTTCCCTGGCAAAGAACTGACTTCTAGCGCACTCTTGCGCCGGGTCAATTCCCTTGCCTTGCGTGCCGCTTCCCTGGCTCTTGACGCTTGCAGCGCCTTCTCAATAATTCTGCGAGATACCGATGGATTCTCATCCAAAAATTCGGAGAACTTCTCAGAAAACAGCGATTCCACAATGCTTCTGACTTCGCTGTTGCCCAGCTTCGTCTTCGTCTGACCCTCGAATTGCGGTTCCGGAATCTTCACAGAAATGATCGCCGTAAGCCCTTCACGCACATCGTCCCCCGACAAATTGCCATTGTTGTCCTTAATCAGATTCGATTTGCGGGCATATTCGTTAATGACGCGGGTTAACGCACTCTTAAAGCCGGATTCGTGCGTGCCTCCCTCATGCGTATTGATGTTGTTGGCGAAGGAGTAAATATTGTCGGTATAGCTGTCATTGTACTGGATCGAAATCTCCACATGAATATTGTCGCGATCTCCTTCGACATAGATCGGCACTTCGTGGAGAACTTCCTTATTCCGGTTCAAATGCTCGACGAAAGAGTTGATGCCGCCTTCGTAATAGAACGTATCTTCCTGGTTGGTTCGCTCATCCAAAAGCTGAATTTCAATGCCTCGGTTCAAATAAGCCAGTTCCTTGAGGCGGCCTTGCAGCGTCTCGTAGTCGTATTCCGTCGTTTCCGTGAACACTTCCGCATCGGGCTTGAACGTAATCTGTGTCCCTGTTTCCTCGGTATCGCCTACAACTTTCAAGTCATATTGAGGCACCCCTCGGCGATACTCCTGCTGGTACACTTTCCCTTCCCGTTTGACCTGAACCGTCAATATTTCCGAAAGCGCATTGACAACAGACACGCCGACGCCATGCAGTCCGCCCGATACCTTGTAGCCTTCCCCGCCGAATTTGCCTCCGGCATGAAGCACAGTCAACACGACCTCGACCGCGGGACGCTTCAT
It includes:
- the gyrB gene encoding DNA topoisomerase (ATP-hydrolyzing) subunit B, whose protein sequence is MTVNPNTYDESQIQVLEGLEAVRKRPGMYIGSTSARGLHHLVWEVVDNSIDEALAGYCTRIQIVVHADNSITVIDNGRGIPVGEHPKMKRPAVEVVLTVLHAGGKFGGEGYKVSGGLHGVGVSVVNALSEILTVQVKREGKVYQQEYRRGVPQYDLKVVGDTEETGTQITFKPDAEVFTETTEYDYETLQGRLKELAYLNRGIEIQLLDERTNQEDTFYYEGGINSFVEHLNRNKEVLHEVPIYVEGDRDNIHVEISIQYNDSYTDNIYSFANNINTHEGGTHESGFKSALTRVINEYARKSNLIKDNNGNLSGDDVREGLTAIISVKIPEPQFEGQTKTKLGNSEVRSIVESLFSEKFSEFLDENPSVSRRIIEKALQASRAREAARKARELTRRKSALEVSSLPGKLADCSSRDAAISELYIVEGDSAGGSAKQGRDRHFQAILPLRGKILNVEKARLDRILSNAEIRAIITALGCGIGEDFDISKARYHKIIIMTDADVDGAHIRTLLLTFFYRYMRPIIDSGYVYIAQPPLYKIEKNKVIRYAYNEKQRDEILVEMGEGKAGVQRYKGLGEMNPDQLWETTMDPDSRTLLQVSIQDAMDADLIFDTLMGDNVEPRREFIQQHAKYVQNLDI